ATTGTCCTCTTTTGTTTGAAACTAATTTTGAAATTTCACCCATAAAACTTGCAGGTGCTTCAATTTGTAAAACTTGTAAAGGTTCGTAAATTACTGCACCACCAGCTAACATAGCTTGTTTTACTGCAGACCTTACAGCAGGTAATACTTGTGCAGGTCCTCTGTGAATAGCATCCTCATGAAGTTTAGTATCTAAAAGTCTAATTAACATTTTGTTACCTGGTTCTCTTGCTAAAGGACCATTAACAATTACTTGTTCTATACCTTCTATAACTAATTCTATAACTTCTCCAATGTGTACAACACCTCTTGTATTTTCTACAAATACACATCCATTAATTATGTCTTTAATTTTTCTTGCTTCTTTTGCGTCCCAACCAAATTCCATAAATTTCTGTGCAATTTCTAATTCATTTTTCTTAGTTACTTTTCCAGATGGGATTTCTCCAGCTTTTATAGATTCGTAAATCTCTTCAGGTAAAGGTTCTACTGTGAAATAAAATTTGTTATGTTTATTTGGAGATTTTCCTTCAACTTCAGGTGATGTTTTTGTAACTGATTCTCTATAAACAACTATAGGTGGACTTGTTACAATTTCCAAACCTTTTTCACTTTTAATTCTATTTTCAATAACATCTAAATGAAGTTCACCCATACCATGCATTAAGTGTTCTCCAGTTTCTTCATTAATTTCAATTGTAATGCTTGGATCTTCTTTGTTAACCTGTCTTAAAACTTCAACTAATTTTGGTAAGTCACTTGGTTTTTTAGCTTCAATAGCTTTTGTAACTACAGGTTCAAAAATATGTTTAAGAGCTTCGAAGGGTTCTATTGGATCTGAACTAATTGTTTCTCCAGCAAATACATCTTTTAATCCCATCAAACCAATTATATTTCCAGCAACTGCTTCTTCAACCATTTCTCTCATTGGTCCTTTGTAAACAACAACTTGCTGAATTCTTACTCTTCTCTTAGCTTGATTCATATAAAGTTCCATTCCCTGTCTTACTCTTCCAGAGAATAATCTTCCTGCTGCAATTTCTCCAGCATTTCTATCAATAGTAATTTTTGTACAAGTAAAAGCAACTGGACCTTCAGAATCACAAGTCATTAATGCCTTTCCTTCAACACTTTCTTTATCACCATGCCAAATTTGTGGAATTCTATATATTTGAGCAAATTTTGGATTTGGATGATGTATAACAACCATGTC
This genomic interval from Candidatus Woesearchaeota archaeon contains the following:
- a CDS encoding elongation factor EF-2, whose product is MIDKIKRIMNTPEKIRNIAICAHIDHGKTTFSDNLLAGAGMISKQLAGQQCFLDFREDEIARGITIDAANVNMVHQYKNDEYLINLIDTPGHVDFGGDVTRAMRAVDGAIVLVDAVEGMMPQTETVLRQALRERVKPVLFINKVDRLIREVKLTPEDMQKRFLKIITDVNKFISSITPKEFKDTWNVDVQKGGVAFGSAVHKWALSFPYMKEHNLSFKTVIEHYSDETNMEKYKELADWAPLHAVVLDMVVIHHPNPKFAQIYRIPQIWHGDKESVEGKALMTCDSEGPVAFTCTKITIDRNAGEIAAGRLFSGRVRQGMELYMNQAKRRVRIQQVVVYKGPMREMVEEAVAGNIIGLMGLKDVFAGETISSDPIEPFEALKHIFEPVVTKAIEAKKPSDLPKLVEVLRQVNKEDPSITIEINEETGEHLMHGMGELHLDVIENRIKSEKGLEIVTSPPIVVYRESVTKTSPEVEGKSPNKHNKFYFTVEPLPEEIYESIKAGEIPSGKVTKKNELEIAQKFMEFGWDAKEARKIKDIINGCVFVENTRGVVHIGEVIELVIEGIEQVIVNGPLAREPGNKMLIRLLDTKLHEDAIHRGPAQVLPAVRSAVKQAMLAGGAVIYEPLQVLQIEAPASFMGEISKLVSNKRGQLLDMHQEGEHITVKAKMPVANMFGLSNDLRSATGGRGNYFVVDQVFEKLPFDLQDKVVRQVRERKGLKVDEDLQPQE